The following proteins are co-located in the Vigna angularis cultivar LongXiaoDou No.4 chromosome 2, ASM1680809v1, whole genome shotgun sequence genome:
- the LOC108321642 gene encoding protein PLASTID MOVEMENT IMPAIRED 2 yields MDGAELGSRSVGSVKATVNFYDDKRPSSRTRELQRAKWDIGRYKESKWTAESAKARAESELSNAKKTVKHLSCMIEESSFNAKTQRTDVERLEKREKEQHGAMVVAKRNESYEYEEVMRELEYLKKELFKLKLDVASILEEKSRAEKEIEASNSKMLSGLTTAEELRREIEEANEEQVLAELARIEALKELADTEALREKEAKEFSIKLESARKKLKDATEEIDESKELDIKLAITLSDVDLLLNELKSAKEMEKRVEGDGSVKHLEESFREGEESEDSLTITEELEAARKELALVKEEGFQFMASMDVIRNELKHVTAETDRLRKNEGKADSTVQVLNSKILRANSKLEAVSAAEVKARSIVTSLSHTLEKLKTETEEARKENEHISQEVTATKEEIQKVEFEIDMTEERLQGVMQELEVAKASESLALEKLKTLAETTMRERALTAQHSSLITISRFEYEYLKNHAASAEEVADKKVAAAEAWIEALKASEKEILMETKIAQRELKETKLEQELKVYTKERLVSRRVNSEEFENWPRKREKSSSKNFPRAMSRKSIKLNGTITPARGTKFQKNASPAVRLISPFSIKKRKKVIPNLTKLFRKRNTRNT; encoded by the exons ATGGATGGTGCAGAGCTTGGTAGCAGAAGTGTTGGATCAGTTAAAGCTACTGTTAACTTCTATGATGATAAG AGGCCCTCTTCAAGAACAAGGGAACTCCAAAGAGCAAAATGGGATATTGGGAGGTACAAAGAGAGTAAATGGACGGCAGAGTCTGCAAAAGCGCGTGCGGAATCTGAGCTTTCGAATGCGAAAAAGACAGTGAAACATCTTTCTTGTATGATTGAGGAGTCAAGTTTCAATGCAAAAACACAAAGGACAGATGTAGAAAGGctagagaagagagagaaggaacAACATGGGGCTATGGTTGTTGCAAAGAGGAATGAGAGTTATGAGTATGAAGAGGTCATGAGAGAATTGGAATATCTCAAGAAGGAATTGTTCAAGCTTAAGCTTGATGTGGCTTCTATATTGGAAGAAAAATCTCGTGCAGAGAAGGAAATCGAAGCGTCAAACTCGAAGATGCTATCGGGTTTAACAACTGCAGAAGAACTCAGAAGGGAGATTGAGGAGGCCAATGAGGAACAAGTACTTGCTGAACTGGCAAGGATTGAGGCTTTGAAAGAACTGGCAGATACTGAAGCCCTGAGAGAAAAGGAAGCAAAGGAATTCTCTATCAAATTGGAAAGCGCAAGGAAAAAGTTGAAGGATGCCACTGAAGAGATTGATGAGTCAAAGGAGCTTGATATTAAATTGGCTATAACATTATCAGATGTTGATCTCTTGCTGAATGAGTTGAAGTCAGCAAAAGAAATGGAGAAAAGGGTTGAAGGAGATGGGAGTGTGAAGCACTTGGAAGAAAGCTTCAGGGAAGGGGAGGAATCAGAAGACTCTTTAACTATAACAGAAGAATTGGAAGCAGCGAGGAAAGAATTAGCTTTGGTTAAAGAAGAAGGTTTTCAGTTTATGGCCTCTATGGATGTCATCAGAAACGAGCTTAAGCATGTCACTGCTGAAACAGATAGATTAAGGAAGAATGAAGGGAAAGCGGATTCAACAGTTCAAGTTCTCAATTCAAAGATATTGAGAGCGAATTCTAAATTAGAAGCTGTGTCTGCTGCAGAAGTAAAGGCCAGATCCATAGTCACGAGTCTGTCTCATACTCTTGAAAAACTCAAGACAGAAACAGAAGAAGCAAGAAAGGAAAATGAGCACATAAGCCAAGAGGTCACAGCCACCAAGGAAGAGATTCAAAAAGTTGAGTTTGAAATAGACATGACTGAGGAAAGATTGCAAGGTGTCATGCAAGAGCTAGAAGTAGCCAAAGCTTCTGAATCTCTAGCCCTAGAGAAGCTCAAAACTCTTGCTGAAACTACCATGAGAGAAAGAGCTTTGACAGCACAGCATAGTTCCTTGATTACCATCTCAAGATTTGAGTACGAGTATCTGAAAAATCATGCAGCTTCAGCAGAAGAAGTTGCTGATAAAAAAGTAGCAGCAGCTGAGGCATGGATTGAAGCTCTGAAGGCCAGCGAGAAGGAAATACTGATGGAAACAAAAATAGCTCAGAGAGAACTGAAAGAAACAAAACTGGAACAAGAGCTGAAGGTTTACACCAAAGAGAGGTTGGTTTCAAGAAGAGTGAATAGTGAGGAGTTTGAGAATTGGCCAAGAAAACGAGAGAAAAGTTCATCCAAGAACTTCCCAAGAGCCATGTCTAGAAAAAGCATCAAACTCAATGGCACTATTACTCCTGCAAGAGGAACAAAATTTCAGAAGAATGCTTCTCCTGCAGTTCGGCTTATCAGTCCTTTTAGCAtcaagaagagaaagaaggtAATACCAAATTTGACAAAGCTTTTCAGAAAGAGAAATACTAGGAATACATAG
- the LOC108321705 gene encoding uncharacterized protein LOC108321705 encodes MDVERSSLCNCVVNFLLEENYVLTAFELLHELLDDGRDDQAIRLKQYFSDPSLFPPDLISRLSSLRVADAQTLLEEKEAAVEKLAISDYELRLAQEDILKLRSELQKKAENLNELNAAAKLSGDVSENGGQKIEQKKKSFFTDLGPLKETERQDLNCAIKEYLLLAGYRLTAMTFYEEVTDQDLDNWHNTPASVPDALRHYYYHYLSSTSEAAEEKFSLLRENETLLNANKSLNQEKENLSKNKDLADAQIVTVTKSLDAMQKDLKDKENQVHVLKQSLEHQRKELNDCRAEITSLKMHMEGSHLGNNLVVSDTDNVQSESLEKYKEEIKKLQKENEWLKEKNIKAPESENFVGSESGNLPTDDKVVEIHEDRGEVSNRVDVDLGVEHNGNAQSPVVQTLNQYADKHEDTLPELFHPADTNSAVENIKNVSEQNVGLQAVDSSLLVKSDSVNDEAISERTGLGTIQILADALPKIVPYVLINHREELLPLIMCAIERHPDSSTRDSLTHTLFNLIKRPDEQQRRIIMDACVSLAKNVGEMRTETELLPQCWEQISHTYEERRLLVAQSCGELADFVRPEIRDSLILSIVQQLIEDSASVVREAAARNLAMLLPLFPNIDKYFKVEDMMFQLVCDLSGVVVETALTELVPAVLKWGNKLDHVLRVLLSHITNSALRCPPLSGVEGSVESNLRVLGERERWNIDILLRMLTELLALVHKKVIETCPFSSTPETTQAVLPTALLELYARGQVEWDAFEWMHVECFPNLIQLACLLPQKEDNLRSRISKFLIVVSESFGDSYNTCIMLPVFLIAIGDDADLAFLPTSIHSKVRGLRPRSAVAARLSTMCVLPLLLAGVLGAPGKHEQLAKYLRKLLLEDNSVHNPSAKHIPEIINAIRFICIYEENHGMIVNILWEMVVSSNASMKINAAKLLKVIVPYIDAKVASTHVLPALVTLGSDQNLNVKYASIDAFGAVAQHFKNEMIVDKIRVQMDAFLEDGSHEATIAVIRALVVAVPHTTERLRDYLLSKISQLTATPNSASDLMRRRERANAFCEAIRALDATDLPANGVRDSFLPAIQNLLKDPDALDPAHKEALEIIMKDRSGGTFETISKVMGAHIGLPSSVTSFFGEGGLLGKKETAELSSEATVSPKAASPLPVEDTRFKRIMMGNFSEMLRGKAKAPEEGHNQ; translated from the exons atggaCGTGGAAAGATCGTCGCTGTGCAATTGCGTGGTGAACTTTCTGTTGGAGGAGAATTACGTTCTCACCGCATTCGAGCTTCTTCACGAGCTTCTCGACGACGGCCGAGACGACCAAGCAATTCGCCTCAAACAGTACTTCTCCGATCCCTCTCTCTTCCCTCCCGATCTAATCTCTCGCCTCAGCTCTCTCCGAG TGGCTGATGCTCAAACTTTGTTGGAAGAGAAAGAAGCAGCTGTAGAAAAGTTAGCTATCAGTGATTATGAATTGCGTTTGGCTCAAGAAGACATCTTAAAACTCAGGAGTGAGTTGCAGAAGAAGGCAGAAAACCTTAATGAACtaaatg CAGCTGCAAAATTGAGTGGAGATGTTTCAGAGAATGGTGGGCAGAAAATTGAACAAAAGAAGAAATCTTTCTTCACCGATTTGGGTCCATTAAAAGAAACAGAACGTCAAGATCTTAACTGTGCTATAAAGGAGTATTTGCTTTTAGCTGGATACCGTCTTACTGCAATGACATTTTATGAAGAG GTTACAGACCAGGATTTGGACAATTGGCACAACACACCGGCATCTGTACCTGATGCCTTACGCCATTATTATTATCACTATCTTTCATCAACATCAGAGGCTGCTgag GAAAAATTTTCCCTACTTAGAGAAAATGAAACGTTGCTGAATGCAAATAAGAGTCTAAATCAAGAAAAGGAGAACTTGTCGAAGAACAAAGATTTGGCAGATGCTCAAATAGTAACGGTAACTAAGTCCTTGGATGCAATGCAGAAGGATCTTAAAGACAAAGAGAACCAG GTGCACGTTTTGAAGCAATCCTTGGAGCACCAAAGAAAGGAACTCAATGATTGCAGAGCTGAGATCACATCCCTGAAAATGCATATGGAAGGGTCTCACTTGGGAAATAATCTAGTTGTCAGTGACACTGATAATGTTCAATCTGAATCTCTGGAGAAGTACAAGgaagaaattaagaaattgCAGAAGGAAAATGAATggttgaaggaaaaaaacataaaagctCCTGAATCAGAAAATTTTGTTGGTTCTGAAAGTGGAAATTTGCCGACTGATGATAAAGTAGTTGAGATTCATGAAGACCGAGGTGAAGTTTCTAACAGGGTTGATGTGGATTTGGGTGTTGAGCACAACGGAAATGCTCAATCACCAGTTGTTCAGACTCTTAATCAGTATGCCGATAAACATGAGGATACATTGCCTGAGCTATTTCATCCTGCAGATACAAACAGTGctgttgaaaatataaaaaacgtCTCTGAACAAAATGTTGGGCTACAAGCAGTGGATAGCAGCTTACTTGTAAAATCAGACAGTGTGAATGATGAAGCAATATCCGAAAGGACC GGTTTAGGAACCATTCAGATACTTGCAGATGCTTTGCCTAAAATTGTTCCTTATGTCTTGATCAACCATAGAGAG GAGCTCCTTCCCCTAATAATGTGTGCAATTGAGCGTCACCCAGATAGCAGCACTCGAGATTCTTTGACCCACacattgtttaatttaataaagcgTCCTGATGAACAACAAAGACGAATAATAATGGAT GCATGTGTCAGCCTTGCAAAAAATGTTGGAGAGATGAGAACAGAAACAGAATTGCTTCCGCAGTGTTGGGAACAA aTCAGTCACACGTATGAGGAGCGTAGACTGCTTGTTGCTCAATCATGTGGAGAGCTTGCAGATTTTGTACGGCCAGAGATTCGAgattctcttattttatccatTGTACAGCAACTAATAGAAGATTCTGCTAGTGTAGTTCGTGAGGCTGCTGCTCGTAATCTGGCCATGCTTCTTCCACTTTTTCCAAACATAGATAAATATTTCAAG GTGGAGGATATGATGTTTCAATTGGTGTGCGACCTATCAGGAGTGGTGGTGGAAACTGCTCTTACGGAATTGGTTCCTGCAGTTTTGAAGTGGGGAAACAAATTAGATCATGTTTTGAGAGTTTTGCTTTCTCATATTACAAACTCGGCCCTG CGTTGCCCACCTCTTTCTGGGGTTGAAGGATCTGTTGAGTCAAATCTTCGAGTCTTGGGTGAAAGAGAACGCTGGAATATAGATATTCTTTTGAGAATGCTGACAGAATTGCTAGCTTTGGTGCACAAGAAAGTAATTGAGACATGCCCCTTTTCATCCACTCCAGAAACGACCCAAGCTGTGTTGCCTACTGCTTTGCTTGAATTGTATGCTAG GGGGCAAGTTGAATGGGATGCCTTTGAATGGATGCATGTTGAGTGTTTTCCTAATTTGATACAACTAGCTTGCCTGTTACCTCAGAAAGAAGATAATTTAAGAAGTCGAATTTCAAAG TTTCTGATAGTTGTTTCTGAAAGTTTTGGGGATTCCTATAATACATGCATAATGCTACCGGTATTTTTAATAGCAATTGGAGATGATGCCGATTTGGCATTTTTACCCACTTCCATCCATTCAAAAGTTAGAG GTTTGAGACCAAGATCTGCTGTCGCCGCTAGGCTCTCTACAATGTGTGTCCTTCCCCTTCTATTGGCTGGGGTTTTGGGTGCTCCTGGAAAACATGAACAATTAGCTAAATATTTGAGGAAGCTGCTACTTGAAGATAATTCCGTGCATAATCCATCAGCCAAGCACATTCCTGAGATTATTAATGCTATCCGCTTCATTTG CATATATGAAGAAAACCATGGAATGATAGTTAATATACTATGGGAGATGGTTGTCAGCTCAAATGCGAGCATGAAAATAAATGCTGCTAAGCTGTTGAAAGTTATT gtgccatacattgatgcaAAGGTTGCTTCAACTCATGTTTTGCCTGCCCTAGTTACTCTTGGATCTGACCAAAATCTAAATGTTAAGTATGCTAGCATAGATGCATTTGGTGCTGTGGCTCAACACTTCAAAAATGAGATG ATTGTTGACAAGATACGCGTTCAAATGGATGCTTTTCTTGAAGATGGTTCCCATGAAGCTACAATTGCTGTTATTCGCGCATTGGTGGTTGCGGTACCACATACAACTGAAAGACTTAGAGATTAT CTTTTGTCCAAGATTTCCCAACTTACAGCTACGCCAAACTCAGCAAGTGATTTGATGCGTCGGCGGGAGCGAGCCAATGCATTTTGTGAGGCAATCCGAGCTCTCGATGCTACAG ATCTTCCTGCAAACGGTGTTCGGGATTCCTTCCTGCCTGCTATACAGAATCTCTTGAAAGACCCAGATGCACTGGATCCAGCACACAAAGAGGCCCTTGAAATTATTATGAAGGATAGATCAGGAGGAACTTTTGAGACTATTAGTAAGGTGATGGGGGCTCATATTGGCCTTCCATCATCAGTCACCAGCTTCTTTGGTGAGGGTGGGTTACTCGGAAAGAAAGAAACCGCAGAGCTTTCATCAGAAGCTACCGTATCTCCCAAAGCCGCTTCACCACTGCCGGTAGAAGACACTAGATTTAAGCGCATCATGATGGGTAATTTCAGCGAGATGCTTCGTGGCAAGGCAAAGGCTCCAGAGGAAGGTCACAATCAATAA